The sequence CATTTGCAGCTGAGAGTCCACCAAAACCTCCACCTAAAATTACAACATGCGGAATATTGGCCAACTTAAAGTGCTTGAGTAGTAGGTCGTATCAAAATCTCATTTACATTAACATGTGGCGGAGAATCAACTGCATACAAAATTGCGTTTGCAATATCCTCTGCTTGTAAAGCTTCCATCTTCTTTGCATTTTCAACAAATCCTTGTAAAGATTCATCAGTAATTGTATCATTTAGTTCCGTTGCAACAACTCCTGGTTCAATACTAGTTACTCTAATGTTAGAACGAACACTGAATTCTTGTCTTAATCCTTCAGTAAATGCTGCAACAGCATATTTAGTTGCACAATAAACACTACCCCCAGCAAAAACTATTCTTCCTGCTACGGATGATAGATTAACTATATGGCCTGATTTTTTTTCTTTCATATGTGAGATTACCGCGCCTGTAGAATACAAAACACCTTTGATATTCACATCAACCATTCTATCCCATTCATCAACTTTGAGGCTTTTGAATAAACTCAAAGGCATCAAACCTGCATTATTTACAAGAATGTCAATAGAACCCCATTTCTCTAAAACTGCTTTTGCAAAATTGTCACATTCAGCTCTTTGTGTTACATCTAATTTTTGATAAAATACTTCTCCACCATCAGATGTAATTTTTTTTGCAAGTTCTTCTAATCTGTCAACTCTTCTAGCACCTATTGCAACTTTTGCACCTGCTTTTGATAAGGCCAAAGCAGTGGCAAATCCTATTCCACTACTAGCTCCGGTAATTATTGCAACTTTATCTTTAATCATCTAATCTTCAAGCAAACTATGGTTGAACATCGTAAAAATGTTTAGACACTAAGAAATTTTAAGAAAATTCTAGCACCTTTATTAAAAGAAAAATAGTATTACACAATATGCAATCAGAAAAATGCGCTTACTGTGGTGATTTAACTGATTTGCCTTTTCAATGCAATTATTGCAAAGATCCTTTTTGTGCAGAACATAGACTACCTGAAGAACATAGATGTGTAAAACTTAGTCAAATTAGAGCTAAAAGATTTGGAGAGAGAAAAGTTATTCGTGATGGTGGACGTAACAAACCAAATATTTTAAAACGGATTTTTAGAAGACTACGAAATTAATACGGACTTTTGTCAGGAGAAATTTTTGCTCTTCTTCCTTGATAAATTAAAGCTATAGCAAGTGCAAACATCACCAT comes from Nitrosopumilus oxyclinae and encodes:
- a CDS encoding AN1-type zinc finger domain-containing protein, yielding MQSEKCAYCGDLTDLPFQCNYCKDPFCAEHRLPEEHRCVKLSQIRAKRFGERKVIRDGGRNKPNILKRIFRRLRN
- a CDS encoding SDR family oxidoreductase produces the protein MIKDKVAIITGASSGIGFATALALSKAGAKVAIGARRVDRLEELAKKITSDGGEVFYQKLDVTQRAECDNFAKAVLEKWGSIDILVNNAGLMPLSLFKSLKVDEWDRMVDVNIKGVLYSTGAVISHMKEKKSGHIVNLSSVAGRIVFAGGSVYCATKYAVAAFTEGLRQEFSVRSNIRVTSIEPGVVATELNDTITDESLQGFVENAKKMEALQAEDIANAILYAVDSPPHVNVNEILIRPTTQAL